A single genomic interval of Natator depressus isolate rNatDep1 chromosome 14, rNatDep2.hap1, whole genome shotgun sequence harbors:
- the GPR142 gene encoding putative G-protein coupled receptor 142: protein MMILLPNSTDGARASNAEPLEWEQQPLCGEEIIPVIYYSVLLGLGLPVNILTAVALSRLAVRTKKSSYWYLLALTASDILTQVIIIFMGFILQMAILAHEGPHAFIHTVNVLQFATNHASIWVTVVLTADRYVALCHPLRYRMLSYPERTRKIIAAVFGAALATGIPFYWWLDIWHDSQPPTTVDKVLKWVHCFTMYFIPCSIFLATNSVIVCKLKWGKRVDGHHRRMGKTIAMLMAVTTIFTVLWAPRTCVILFHLYTGSTSKDQRLHVALNLANMIAMLNTTVNFFFYCFVSKTFRRTAGEVIRSCSPFCTRHGQPPSNGGFLHSVLKPQGLLESVSL from the exons ATGATGATCCTGCTGCCCAACAGCACAGATGGGGCCCGGGCGAGCAACGCCGAGCCGCTGGAGTGGGAGCAGCAGCCACTCTGCGGGGAGGAGATCATCCCCGTCATTTACTACAGCGTCCTGCTGGGCCTCGGGCTGCCAG TTAACATCCTGACGGCCGTCGCCCTGTCCCGCCTGGCTGTCAGGACGAAGAAATCGTCCTACTGGTACCTGCTGGCCCTGACCGCCTCCGACATCCTCACCCaggtcatcatcatcttcatggGCTTCATCCTGCAGATGGCCATCCTGGCCCATGAGGGGCCCCATGCCTTCATCCACACCGTCAACGTCCTGCAGTTTGCCACCAACCACGCCTCCATCTGGGTGACCGTGGTGCTGACGGCCGACCGCTACGTGGCCTTGTGCCACCCGCTGCGCTACCGCATGCTCTCCTACCCTGAGCGCACCCGGAAGATCATCGCCGCCGTCTTCGGCGCGGCGCTGGCCACCGGGATCCCCTTCTACTGGTGGCTGGACATCTGGCACGACTCCCAGCCGCCCACCACCGTGGACAAGGTCCTCAAGTGGGTTCACTGCTTCACCATGTACTTCATCCCCTGCAGCATCTTCCTGGCCACCAACTCTGTCATCGTCTGCAAGCTCAAGTGGGGGAAGCGGGTGGACGGGCACCACCGGCGCATGGGCAAGACCATCGCCATGCTGATGGCCGTCACCACCATCTTCACTGTGCTGTGGGCACCCCGGACGTGCGTTATCCTCTTCCACCTCTACACGGGCTCCACCAGCAAGGACCAGAGGCTGCACGTGGCTCTGAACCTGGCCAACATGATTGCCATGCTCAACACCACCGTCAACTTCTTCTTCTACTGCTTCGTCAGCAAGACCTTCCGCCGCACGGCCGGTGAGGTGATCCGCTCCTGCAGTCCTTTCTGCACCAGGCACGGCCAGCCGCCCAGCAACGGGGGCTTTCTGCACTCGGTTCTGAAACCGCAGGGGCTGCTGGAGAGTGTGTCCCTTTAG